In Aspergillus fumigatus Af293 chromosome 2, whole genome shotgun sequence, a genomic segment contains:
- a CDS encoding pH-signaling protein PalC: MVYAFALPTTTHLSFQTFLSSSTHPSLPQAASTARHALRLALKAHKRLPHSPQRDSHLITILDALNGYLPYLAAISHGLSGRPVESGSSTGGEEIEVTLHSELETEWRATLSSTPLSLKSRPINGRVRGQGIDFEIAFVLTTLGYVLSGLARSGILRALYAPTTPTPEQRTAAVQTATKYLLQASSVHSLLASSPSFIGAARQTSTAAAVPDLDPAAQAALSSLALAEATLLAVLKDDSYVAACIQARNPNDKDWMVRAPEIPKVRALLFARLCVRAAEYAEQAAAGMGTVGAHGKTGIDEEVVGYARVLGRVARARACRFFGVDAELAGKIGEGIAWLRAAKGALGLRSASQGEKEASGKSKGGLSRLKKEWAERREERRLEKESGGKDRVAKGELDPGDDAGREEECRVIEMLETKWERMNDTINTQIIPPSTDLLANLPSGRDIHSPPGPYKLPSLDEEQLVRMRAPPAEDDYEPRMNMDDSDDELTSPAGVAPGALPERSDSTYY; this comes from the exons ATGGTGTATGCCTTTGCTCTCCCTACCACCACTCATCTTTCCTTTCAAACTTTTCTCTCATCTAGCACACATCCATCTCTACCCCAGGCCGCGTCTACCGCTCGACATGCACTGCGACTCGCCCTCAAGGCCCACAAAAGACTACCCCACAGTCCACAACGAGATTCCCACCTCATCACAATCCTCGACGCGTTGAACGGCTACCTACCATATCTCGCTGCTATCTCTCATGGATTGAGCGGCAGACCTGTTGAAAGTGGAAGCAGCACAGGTGGTGAAGAAATCGAGGTCACTCTCCACAGCGAGCTCGAAACAGAATGGCGCGCTACATTAAGCTCAACTCCGTTATCGCTGAAAAGCCGACCCATAAACGGCCGAGTCCGCGGACAAGGAATCGACTTTGAGATCGCCTTCGTCCTCACGACACTAGGCTACGTGCTGAGCGGCTTGGCTCGCTCAGGCATCTTACGCGCTCTCTACGCCCCCACCACTCCAACCCCAGAACAACGCACCGCGGCCGTCCAAACCGCCACGAAATACCTCCTGCAAGCGAGCTCAGTACACTCCCTACTCGCGTCTTCGCCCTCGTTTATAGGCGCAGCACGCCAGACGAGCACAGCCGCCGCCGTACCAGACCTGGACCCGGCGGCTCAGGCGGCACTGTCGTCACTTGCGTTAGCTGAAGCGACACTCCTGGCTGTGTTGAAAGACGACTCCTATGTTGCGGCTTGCATACAGGCTCGAAACCCAAACGATAAGGACTGGATGGTGCGGGCGCCGGAGATCCCCAAGGTGCGGGCGCTGCTCTTTGCGCGACTGTGCGTTCGTGCGGCCGAGTATGCGGAGCAGGCGGCTGCTGGCATGGGAACGGTTGGCGCGCATGGGAAGACCGGGATTGACGAAGAAGTGGTCGGCTATGCGCGAGTTTTGGGCCGTGTCGCGCGGGCTCGGGCCTGTCGGTTTTTCGGTGTTGATGCGGAGCTTGCGGGGAAGATAGGGGAGGGGATTGCCTGGCTGCGGGCAGCGAAAGGCGCGTTGGGGCTGAGAAGTGCATCtcagggagagaaagaagcttCAGGAAAGAGCAAAGGGGGCCTTTCTAGATTGAAGAAGGAATGGGCTGAGAGACGGGAGGAGCGAAGGTTGGAAAAGGAGTCGGGCGGCAAAGACCGCGTGGCGAAGGGTGAGCTCGATCCCGGCGATGACGCAGGCAGGGAAGAAGAGTGCCGTGTGATCGAAATGCTAGAGACAAAGTGGGAGAGGATGAATGACACG ATCAACACGCAAATCATTCCACCTTCGACGGACCTCCTAGCCAATCTGCCGTCCGGTCGCGACATTCATTCACCACCTGGTCCTTATAAGCTCCCATCCCTGGACGAGGAACAACTCGTGCGAATGCGTGCACCACCGGCAGAGGATGACTATGAGCCCCGTATGAACATGGATGACAGTGACGACGAGTTGACTAGCCCTGCCGGGGTTGCTCCAGGAGCGCTTCCAGAGCGAAGCGATAGCACTTATTATTGA
- a CDS encoding putative NADH-ubiquinone oxidoreductase 12 kda subunit, protein MPTPESAAFLAKKPTVPPTYEGVDFEDNVALHNARDAIIREQWVRSMMSRLVGEELGKCYAREGVNHLEKCGKLREKYFELLKERKVKGYLFQEKNYFAGEGEKSA, encoded by the exons ATGCCCACCCCCGAATCCGCCGCATTCCTGGCTAAGAAGCCCACCGTGCCGCCGACATACGAAGGCGTCGACTTCGAGGACAACGTCGCCCTGCACAATGCCCGCGACGCCATCATCCGTGAACAATGGGTGCGCAGCATGATGTCCCGACTTGTCGGCGAGGAATTGGGCAAGTGTTATGCTCGTGAGGGTGTAAATCATCTGGAGAAGTGTGGGAAGTTGAGAG AGAAATATTTTGAGCTGCTGAAAGAGCGCAAGGTCAAGGGTTATCTGTTCCAGGAGAAGAACTATTTTGCGGGTGAGGGGGAGAAGTCGGCGTGA
- a CDS encoding putative alpha-1,6-mannosyltransferase subunit, translated as MSLSRSPSPHPGGGWSSPGLTPGSGTSTPRSGFLSPNSLGPSGISWAAARAKSEEVRGYPSFSTRNNGFFSRSKRKITSSLPRFRMNGSARYGYVDKDEYWRGQNYSGTGLRFGFARGLMRRRRSRAILALIVLSLGYLFFWTAIVQSYRRSSFGGGRKFVIILPSNVEGGVMEWKGAREWAIERNSISNKEEYAKRWGYELEIVNMLAKKRYSHEWRESWEKVDIIRDAMRKYPNAEWFWWLDLNTWIMEYSYSLQDQIFDRLGDLTYRDINLYNPLNISHPPTAPYLDELSRSAEGDGNPSSIDLLLSQDCGGFNLGSFFIKRSLWSDRLLDLWWDPVMYEQKHMDWEHKEQDALEYLYQSQPWIRSNVAFTPQRYINSFPPGACGEGDDPDVHYSEKDRDFLVNMAGCQFGRDCWGEMYQFRELSKKLNRTRWQRLKDGLGELYSRLLPKEDKSQEQQQ; from the exons ATGTCCCTCTCTCGATCACCCTCTCCCCACCCGGGAGGAGGGTGGTCAAGTCCGGGCCTTACTCCCGGCAGTGGAACTTCGACCCCGCGCAGCGGTTTTCTCTCACCCAACTCACTCGGGCCCAGCGGCATATCGTGGGCAGCGGCTCGAGCGAAGAGCGAGGAAGTTCGAGGATATCCGTCATTCTCGACAAGGAATAATGGATTTTTCTCCAGGTCGAAACGCAAGATCACGTCTAGCCTGCCTCGGTTTCGTATGAATGGTTCGGCGCGATATGGATACGTTGACAAGGATGAATACTGGCGGGGACAGAACTATTCCGGGACAGGGTTGCGATTCGGGTTCGCCAGGGGCTTGATGCGGAGGAGGCGGTCGCGGGCCATTTTGGCGCTGATTGTCCTTTCCCTTGGGTATTTGTTCTTCTGGACAG CTATTGTTCAAAGTTACCGGCGATCATCCTTTGGCGGAGGACGCAAGTTCGTGATCATCCTCCCATCCAATGTGGAAGGAGGGGTCATGGAGTGGAAGGGAGCACGCGAATGGGCCATCGAGCGCAATAGTATCTCTAACAAGGAGGAATACGCGAAGCGGTGGGGTTACGAACTGGAGATTGTCAACATGCTGGCCAAAAAGCGGTACTCGCATGAATGGCGGGAGAGCTGGGAGAAAGTTGATATCATCCGAGACGCTATGAGGAAGTATCCAAATGCGGAGTG GTTTTGGTGGTTGGACCTAAACAcctggatcatggagtaCTCTTATTCCCTGCAAGATCAAATCTTCGATCGGTTGGGCGACTTGACGTATCGCGATATCAACTTGTACAACCCGCTGAACATCAGCCACCCCCCGACAGCCCCGTATCTGGACGAACTATCCCGCTCGGCGGAAGGAGACGGGAATCCATCCTCTATCGATCTTTTGCTGTCACAAGACTGCGGAGGTTTCAACTTGGGTTCATTCTTCATTAAACGCTCGCTGTGGTCTGACCGACTATTGGATCTCTGGTGGGACCCTGTTATGTACGAGCAGAAGCACATGGACTGGGAGCACAAGGAGCAGGATGCGCTGGAGTATCTGTACCAAAGTCAACCGTGGATTCGCAGCAATGTCGCCTTTACGCCTCAGCGCTACATCAACTCGTTCCCTCCAGGAGCTTGTGGTGAAGGCGACGATCCGGACGTGCATTACTCGGAGAAGGATCGTGACTTCCTGGTGAATATGGCCGGTTGCCAGTTCGGCCGAGACTGCTGGGGGGAGATGTACCAATTTCGCGAACTCAGCAAGAAGCTCAACCGCACGCGCTGGCAGCGTTTGAAGGATGGACTAGGCGAACTTTACAGCAGACTACTGCCAAAGGAGGACAAGTCGCAAGAACAACAGCAATAA